The Bacteroides sp. AN502(2024) DNA segment GAGACAAACTTGGATACTCAACAAAGTGTAAAAGGAAAAGTGAACATCAGAAATGCAAGCCAATCATCACCAATCATATTTTAAAAATATACCTATATGAGAAAATCTACTATATTTTCATTTATCATACTGTTTGCAATAGCATCATGTAACAATGAAGACGAAATAAGTTATGCTGATTCGCTAAACAATCAGGATGATTCAACATCAGAAATCATCTTGCAAGAACGTGACCCAAACCTACCAAAAGTTTGGTCTAAAAAAATAGCACCCAGACCCAATACTAGGGCATCACTTACCGATGCTACAGATTTTCTTGGAAATTCTTATGCCATAGAAAACGGAACATCAATTATCGGAGATTTCTCCAATGCTAGATTTCCAATTATTAATATGGAAAAGCTACTTGAAAGATATCCTTCATACAGAGTTGCTAAAGAGTTGAGGACAACCTCAACACAAGCTATGTCATACGCTAGCTTTGAACGCTTAGAAACTACTTCATCGTTTACTAAAACAGTCAAATCAGGATTCTCACTAAACGTTGGTCCATTCAAATTTGGAAGAACGAAAACTGTAACCGATATTTTCAAGCATAATACCAATGATTCCGAACAAGCAGTACATGGAGAGCTTAGTGTTGAGGTTGTCAATACAATGATATCTCTACAAACCGCTCCTAGTGCACTGAAAAAAATTTCAGCAGATTATTTAGACGAATTATTTGTGGATGCCCTTTATAATTCATCAATGGTTGAATTAATGCAAAGCTATGGAGAGTTTGTCTTAACATCTTACTACACAGGCGGACGAGCATCGGCTTTATACTATGGCCTTGACAAGCAGAGTACAGATTTCAAAAGTAAAGAACGTGATATGGATAAATCAATAAATGCGTCCTACTCATGGGATAAAAACTCAGCATCAGGAGATTTCTCTATTGGAACAAAAGATGGCAATTCTTCCACAGCAAACGAATCTTTTTCAGAACTGCGCGTCTCTATTAAAACATTGGGTGGAGCCTATGGATATAATGTTGCAACACCTCCTTATGACGTTAAAAACACATCCATTAATTTAACAAGTTGGCTTCAATCATTAAACGATTCAAGAACACATACAATGATTGACATCCAAGATGGCGGGCTTTATCCTATATCGGATTTTATTTTGGAAGAAAACTTTAAGCAAAGATATAACGACACCCACATGGATTTTCAGCACCAAGAACAACTTGAAGAACCGTATATAGAAATAATGAAAGTATACGTCCGCAAAAGTAGCTCGGGAGAGAAATTATATGATATTGTACCTGTACTAAGCACAAGACAAGGAGATAAGCTCATTTTCTCAAATTCAAGTGCAGCAAGTCAATCCGATGCAGAATTAAAAGCGAACAGTGTTGCCACAACCTTTACCGAAAAAAGTAATGCTATAAAAAATGAAAAGAGCAAATATTATAAACTAGCTATCAAAGCTAATCCGAATAAAGTAATAAATCCTATCCTACAAACCACATTATCATTTTCGATAAACGATGTAGAGGAGGTTGGAATGTATAAGTTTAAAAATGCAAATACCAATATTTGGTATATCTACAATCCGACATCGTTATATTGTTTTGCATACTACGACGACGATTATATTCTTGATGCATACGGAATCTTAGATTGGGTAAACAGTATACCTGTAAAATCAGTTTCAATGACGACTTTATATCAACGATATAGAATATTCGGTTTGTAATGAAGAGTACTAATAGATATTCACCAATAAAAAAGACAATCCTTTTAAGAAAGAGGTAAAATACGTTTCATTTATTAATTCAAATTATTCGCTTATGAAAAAAATTATTCTTACCTTTGACTATTCTACTGTTCTTCGGATTAGTCGTATCATCATGTTCTTCAGACGATATACTTCAAAGAGAAAACAACGAACAGCCAAACATTGTAAAAAGAAACAATGAAAAAGCTCGTGAGGCTGGCATAAGATTATTAGAATCATTTGGAATGACAAAAAGTCGTTCATTAAGTACCAGTGACTATCCGGACTATTATGGAGGAAGTTATATTAACGGGGATGGTAAACTTGTTGTTTTTCTTAAAGGAGAAATAGAAAGCACCAAAGCTACTCTTATAAGATTAATAGGCGAAAATGATGTCATATATACGCAAGGCAATTATTCTTATACGGAGTTGAATAATATTCTAACCAAAATAACTTCATTTATTAGTAGTAATAAAGATTCTCAAATTGCTAAGAATATAAAATACTATTATCTAAATGATTTTGAGAATAATGTCGTGGTGGAACTTAACAGATTTAATGAAATGGAAATAAAAGAATTTAAATCAGAAATAGTGAACTTTTCAGGAATTGTATTTAAACAATGCACAAGAGAATTTCAAGACCACTCATTATCTCCAGAAAGTTCTATAGGCATACCTAAAGGCACTGCGTCAATGGGATATAGAGCTACTAGATTTAACACTGACGGTTTTGTTACTGCAGGACATGCTTATAATACTGGTGCTCCAGCATATTATAATAACACACTAATCGGCAGTTGTGATTTTTCAATTCAAGGAGGTTCTGTTGATGCAGCATTCATTAGGTATAACTAATTTCTCCATCGTTCCCAATAATGGAAATCTTACCGGAGAAGAATATAATATTTGGGCAGGAGATAATGTAACCAAGTTAGGAGAGACTATAGCTCAATCTGAAGGTTATATTACGAGTACCAATGCAAATGTAAATGCCGGAGGAATAAGTTATACAGACATGGGAGAAGCTACATATTTGAGTGCTTCCGGTGATAGCGGAGGTCCAGTATATCTGACAAATAGTAAAAAAGTAATAGGCATACATAAAGGAAGCACAGCTTTTACATCTATATTTGTTAAGGTTGATAATATAGCATCAAAACTAAATGCTCATTTTAACTAATATTCATCAATGGATTGGATAAGTAACTTATCCAATTCATTTCATATTTAGCTTATGTTCAAATTAATATCTATTTTGATAACCAATGGAATTGTTTTATTCATGCTAATCAGTTGTCATAATAAAACAAATAATTCAAGAAACGCTATAAACCTTGATTATGAGAATAGTATCGACTCTCTCAATTCACATGAAATGAACACAGCACATTTCATTCATTCCATCGAACCCGGAGAAACGATTGTAGAAGAAAAACAAATGAAAGGGAAAGAATTGATTACAAGAAAAAATGAGAATATAAAAGTCTACTTTTTATTACAAAACTCTTGTTCAAAAGACGGATTCTTGAATACTGAAATTACAAATGATACCATTTTTTATATGAACGATCTCTTTTCATACTATAAGGAAAGTAATGATTCATGGCTTCCTCTCGTTTATCCAAGTAATTATGTAAAAAATGATATTGAATATTCAATACCTTCTCAAAAGAGCATCCAAATCAAGTTCTTTTTACCTCCTCAAAAAGAATACCCTAAGGGGAAATACAAACTACAATTGCTATTTCATAACGCTTCGAAAGATACTTACTATTATATTAATAAATTTTTTCTAAGTAACGCATCAAAATAAGTTATTAATTAATCAATCCATTTTTTATTATTATGAATACGAAAAAAATTATTGGAATTTCTTTATTATCCCTTTGCATTACATTCTTCATGAGTTGTAGTGATGATGACACTCCAAATGATCCGGCAGACACCATCATACTCAATATGCTTAATGAGCACAATGGAAAAACTTATTTAGGCCAATCAGGAACTTATATCAATGAAGCTAATAACTTCGTCACATCTTCTAATTTCATTTCTGACGTAGGAAATGGCGCAGGAGTTGGAGCAAATATTCTACCCTCACTAACCAACCTCACACACGAAGTAGCGGTTACGCCGGGGCATATTTATCAGATTTTTGATAAAAATACACTTATAGATTTTCCGTCAGGTAATCGTGCTATTCAAGTAGAAGCAAGTTATTACCAAGCCTATGTTGTATCTAAAATATTAAATAGCGACATAACTATCGGTGCAATTGTAAAATACATACCAGTTGTCCCTGACAATAATGAACTGCCTGCATATAGGTATAATATTGGAAGCCTTCACTACATAGGTGAAACGGTTGAATTAGCATTACCCCAAAATATAGAGTTTTTCTTGAAAGAACATAGCGCAGGAAAAAAAGGATTAAATGTAACATCTGCCAATAACAAATTAAGAATAACCCTAACTAAAGCACCTGACATAGTCAACGGACCTTATGGAACATTCGACCTTTATATCCGTTCAAATAATGTCTTTACAGTCGTAGAAGTGAATGTGAAATAAGAGCTTTATTATCCAGTAGAACTAAGGGAAAAGGAGAGGAATAAACATCTCTTTAGTTTCTGAATCAAAGAAAATAAACAATCTTGTTGTTATGTCCATGTAATCAGACATAACCATCAGATTATCACAATCTGTAGGTCTACGTCCAAAACATTTTTTACTTGCATGATCTTTCATATTGCCACATATTTACAGAAAATATTTAAAAATATGAAAATTGGTAGATTTTTACTATTCGTATTATTACTGGTATCTTCATACAGTTGTTCTGAAGAGCAGTCGTACGAACCTGAAAAGAAATCAATTTCTATATGGGAAGGAGACACATGGCATGTCATTATAGAAACAGATTTAACAGAGCACAACTATAAGTTAGAATTAGAAGATCAAGAAATTGCGACTGCTATTCTTGACGAAACGAGCGTATGCATCACTACCTACAAAAGTGGAAGCACCATGATACGACTTATCGATACTGACAATAATAAGATAGCATGTGAAATCTCCGTATATGTCAAATACTTCAAAAGTCCAGAAATTGTCAATTGGGGGATTCCGTTAAAATGCAACCCCGATTATCTGGGAGTAATAATAAAAGCAGTGGATCTAAGAATCCCCCCCCAGAAATAGAAATAGAGTTATGAGAAGAAGATAAGCCATCCATCGGTGCTACTTATACATTCAATCAGAAAACCAAAAAGTTCACAATGAAAACTGATTCGGGAATATTCAGAGAAGGCACATACGAATGGAATATTACCTCTTTAACCCTAATGTATGACGATAAAATAGAGAAATTCGGTTTTAAATTTGCTACAAAAATATCACACGGATATATTCTACAGAGTGATAAAACAGCAGAATATCAGCAACGATATCCTGACGCTGGT contains these protein-coding regions:
- a CDS encoding MAC/perforin domain-containing protein, whose amino-acid sequence is MRKSTIFSFIILFAIASCNNEDEISYADSLNNQDDSTSEIILQERDPNLPKVWSKKIAPRPNTRASLTDATDFLGNSYAIENGTSIIGDFSNARFPIINMEKLLERYPSYRVAKELRTTSTQAMSYASFERLETTSSFTKTVKSGFSLNVGPFKFGRTKTVTDIFKHNTNDSEQAVHGELSVEVVNTMISLQTAPSALKKISADYLDELFVDALYNSSMVELMQSYGEFVLTSYYTGGRASALYYGLDKQSTDFKSKERDMDKSINASYSWDKNSASGDFSIGTKDGNSSTANESFSELRVSIKTLGGAYGYNVATPPYDVKNTSINLTSWLQSLNDSRTHTMIDIQDGGLYPISDFILEENFKQRYNDTHMDFQHQEQLEEPYIEIMKVYVRKSSSGEKLYDIVPVLSTRQGDKLIFSNSSAASQSDAELKANSVATTFTEKSNAIKNEKSKYYKLAIKANPNKVINPILQTTLSFSINDVEEVGMYKFKNANTNIWYIYNPTSLYCFAYYDDDYILDAYGILDWVNSIPVKSVSMTTLYQRYRIFGL
- a CDS encoding DUF5036 family protein; the encoded protein is MNTKKIIGISLLSLCITFFMSCSDDDTPNDPADTIILNMLNEHNGKTYLGQSGTYINEANNFVTSSNFISDVGNGAGVGANILPSLTNLTHEVAVTPGHIYQIFDKNTLIDFPSGNRAIQVEASYYQAYVVSKILNSDITIGAIVKYIPVVPDNNELPAYRYNIGSLHYIGETVELALPQNIEFFLKEHSAGKKGLNVTSANNKLRITLTKAPDIVNGPYGTFDLYIRSNNVFTVVEVNVK